The following proteins come from a genomic window of Nitrospira sp.:
- a CDS encoding CzcABC family efflux RND transporter, transmembrane protein, translating into MNKIVLIALRRPYTFVVMSILIVLFGGLTIQHMPTDVFPNITIPVTSVVWIYSGLLPQQVEGRITYLFERFVTATVEGIKYMHSHSYYGSSITNIYLQDGVDVGRAEADIAAIAQTVVKALPPDISPPMIMRLAPSSIPVAMLEVSSDDMTPAELYNLAYMRIRPLLVTVNGAILPHPYGGQDMQVMVNLDPQKMLARSLTPSDIHDVLMKQYRVLPTGDIKINTTDWIVQSNASPLQIEEFANIPIKRDGNAFVYLRDVASVRLMGRVQQNAVLVKGKQTVIIVVMKSTEASTLAVVDGIKKMIPRAEHVVPEGVRIRLLDDASTFVKDAISDVVHEMLTAGALVGLIVLLLLGSWRATVIVWTSIPLSILTAIIGLHWLGETINVMTLGGLALAVGILVDDATVMIENIDRHLEMGKPLEQAIIDAANQIVVPTLVATLCIAIAWLPLFGLTGASGYLFKPMAEAVMIAMIASFILSRTLVPTMAKYMMRSHHVAIA; encoded by the coding sequence ATGAATAAGATTGTCCTCATTGCTCTGCGCAGGCCGTACACCTTCGTGGTGATGTCGATCCTCATCGTGCTCTTCGGAGGGTTGACGATTCAACACATGCCGACCGATGTTTTTCCGAATATCACGATCCCGGTGACCTCCGTCGTGTGGATCTACTCCGGCCTGTTGCCGCAACAGGTGGAGGGACGCATCACGTATCTGTTCGAACGGTTCGTGACCGCGACCGTGGAAGGCATCAAATACATGCATAGTCACTCGTACTACGGGAGCAGCATCACCAATATTTACCTGCAAGACGGAGTGGATGTGGGGCGGGCCGAAGCGGATATCGCAGCCATTGCGCAGACGGTGGTGAAAGCGCTGCCGCCGGACATTTCTCCGCCCATGATCATGCGTCTCGCCCCCTCGTCGATCCCCGTGGCGATGCTGGAAGTGAGCTCCGACGACATGACTCCGGCGGAGCTCTATAACCTCGCCTATATGCGTATCCGCCCGTTGCTCGTGACCGTCAATGGCGCCATCCTGCCGCATCCCTATGGAGGCCAGGATATGCAGGTCATGGTCAATCTCGATCCGCAGAAAATGCTCGCGCGCAGTCTCACGCCGTCCGACATTCACGATGTCCTCATGAAGCAATATCGCGTACTGCCCACCGGCGATATCAAGATCAACACAACGGACTGGATTGTTCAGTCGAATGCGTCGCCGCTGCAGATCGAGGAATTCGCCAATATCCCGATCAAGCGGGATGGCAATGCGTTCGTCTATCTGCGCGACGTGGCGTCGGTGCGCCTCATGGGCCGGGTGCAACAGAACGCCGTGCTGGTGAAGGGCAAACAGACCGTCATCATCGTCGTCATGAAGAGCACCGAAGCTTCGACTCTGGCGGTGGTGGACGGAATCAAGAAGATGATCCCCCGGGCCGAGCATGTCGTTCCGGAAGGCGTGAGGATCCGGCTCTTGGACGACGCCTCGACGTTTGTCAAGGATGCGATCTCCGACGTGGTCCATGAAATGCTGACCGCCGGCGCGCTGGTCGGCCTCATCGTGCTGCTGTTGCTCGGCTCCTGGCGGGCCACCGTCATCGTCTGGACCTCGATCCCGCTGTCCATCTTGACCGCCATCATCGGTCTGCATTGGCTCGGCGAAACGATCAACGTCATGACCTTGGGCGGGCTCGCCCTGGCGGTCGGAATCCTCGTGGATGACGCAACCGTGATGATCGAGAACATCGATCGCCATCTCGAGATGGGCAAGCCGCTGGAGCAAGCCATCATCGACGCCGCCAATCAGATCGTCGTGCCGACGCTCGTCGCCACCCTGTGCATCGCGATCGCATGGCTCCCGCTCTTCGGGCTCACCGGCGCCTCCGGCTATCTGTTTAAGCCCATGGCGGAGG